In the bacterium genome, one interval contains:
- a CDS encoding TonB-dependent receptor → MIILVALSLGLAGQAAADGRLRGRVTDKETGQPLAGVNVVVKGTYRGGATDLDGAYIVGQLKPGTVDLEFSMLGYKTVLVTGVLVLDNQALQQDIALEKSFLKGEDIVIIGKKPLYQVDNTSSSTTLDLESIQTKVVENIVDVVSQQAGVTKSDNEVHIRGGRADENLYIIDGLSVKDPVSGQGTGVFLSASAVKQVEVITGGFNAEYGEAMSGVINVETREGDDELFGSVSWKRDNLGAWPRLNQNQDVVEASVGGPLPNIGLPGALTWFLNGYGSFGDTHLPHATELQPSQDWMEPYTLRQENNASLLAKLTWRPKPTRKLTASWGRSMQVNQGYFTTLVEDRRFYPYEYQRNLDNYNTFSQESRQTSFNWKETLSERSYVDFTYGMFFINQHADAGKHWTQYDRPLDIEPTWYLLNPDGSITIYQGDGFWDYGDTDFWHDHHALTHSLKGAITRSAGAHELKSGFEVENTELQLLHITAPWLATAEAPGRSFDMYRAWTVAGAFYVQDKISYKGMNANLGLRLDYWRPGSYVERVVEDPATAILTEDARALFRDETFGLFGGRWKAQLSPRLGISHPVTDNDMLFFSYGHFSQRPKYAYVYAKLQTAGQGSYQLFGNPNLSPTTTVAYELGLKHKFNSNSVLQLTAFYKDMFNYVTAFNVNSKHPRYGNISYTQYWNIDYARSRGLELSWRHRFERWWSFNWNLSYSVLTGKSSSPAENLLNEVRVGSRDEDLSESFLRWDKPLQTSFDLGYHVARGKAPSIGSWRLPDRWGANLRLELESGQRYTPQYIDMGDPANPDDDEPRDRESKPYTHMTPMQHTVDFKGWKDWRAGALDLRFFCEVENIFNVKSAASSGWINPLTGEVWEEGDPFIANRRVYYEWSSELSRDRVRPPGTPARFKEPRQVMFGVAVQF, encoded by the coding sequence TTGATCATCCTTGTGGCCCTGTCGCTCGGCCTGGCCGGCCAAGCCGCGGCCGACGGCCGCCTGCGCGGCCGGGTGACGGACAAGGAGACGGGGCAGCCGCTGGCCGGCGTCAACGTGGTGGTGAAGGGCACCTACCGTGGCGGGGCCACCGACCTGGACGGCGCCTACATCGTGGGCCAGCTGAAGCCGGGCACGGTGGACCTCGAGTTCAGCATGCTGGGCTACAAGACGGTGCTGGTGACCGGCGTGCTCGTCCTGGACAACCAGGCGCTCCAGCAGGACATCGCCCTGGAGAAGAGCTTCCTCAAGGGCGAGGACATCGTCATCATTGGCAAGAAGCCGCTTTACCAGGTGGACAACACCAGCTCGAGCACCACCCTCGACCTGGAGTCGATCCAGACCAAGGTGGTGGAGAACATCGTGGACGTGGTCAGCCAGCAGGCGGGGGTCACCAAGTCGGACAACGAGGTGCACATCCGCGGCGGGCGCGCCGACGAGAACCTCTACATCATCGACGGGCTCAGCGTCAAGGACCCGGTCTCGGGACAGGGGACGGGCGTCTTCCTCTCCGCCTCCGCCGTCAAGCAGGTGGAGGTGATCACGGGCGGCTTCAACGCCGAGTACGGCGAGGCCATGAGCGGCGTCATCAACGTGGAGACGCGCGAGGGGGACGACGAACTCTTCGGCAGCGTCTCCTGGAAGCGGGACAACCTGGGCGCCTGGCCCCGCCTCAACCAGAACCAGGACGTGGTGGAGGCCAGCGTGGGAGGGCCGCTGCCCAACATTGGCCTGCCCGGCGCCCTGACTTGGTTCCTCAACGGCTACGGCTCCTTCGGCGACACGCACCTGCCCCACGCCACGGAGCTGCAGCCCTCCCAGGACTGGATGGAGCCCTACACCCTGCGCCAGGAGAACAACGCCTCGCTGCTGGCCAAGCTGACCTGGCGCCCCAAACCCACGCGCAAGCTGACCGCCTCGTGGGGCCGCAGCATGCAGGTCAACCAGGGCTACTTCACCACCCTGGTGGAGGACCGGCGCTTCTACCCCTACGAGTACCAGCGGAACCTGGACAACTACAACACCTTCAGCCAGGAGTCGCGCCAGACCAGCTTCAACTGGAAGGAGACGCTGAGCGAGCGCTCTTACGTCGACTTCACCTACGGCATGTTCTTCATCAACCAGCACGCCGACGCCGGCAAGCACTGGACCCAGTACGACCGCCCGCTGGACATCGAACCCACCTGGTACCTGCTCAACCCCGACGGCTCCATCACCATCTACCAGGGGGACGGTTTCTGGGACTACGGCGACACGGACTTCTGGCATGACCACCACGCCCTGACCCACAGCCTGAAGGGGGCCATCACCCGCAGCGCGGGAGCCCACGAGCTGAAGTCGGGTTTCGAGGTGGAGAACACGGAGCTGCAGCTGCTCCACATCACGGCGCCCTGGCTGGCCACGGCGGAGGCCCCGGGCCGTTCCTTCGACATGTACCGCGCCTGGACGGTGGCCGGCGCCTTCTACGTGCAGGACAAGATCAGCTACAAGGGCATGAACGCCAATCTGGGCCTGCGCCTGGATTACTGGCGGCCCGGCAGCTACGTGGAGCGCGTGGTGGAGGACCCCGCCACCGCCATCCTCACCGAGGATGCCCGCGCCCTCTTCCGTGACGAGACCTTCGGCCTCTTCGGCGGGCGCTGGAAGGCGCAGCTCAGCCCGCGGCTGGGGATCAGCCACCCCGTCACCGACAACGACATGCTCTTCTTCAGCTACGGCCACTTCAGCCAGCGGCCCAAATACGCCTATGTCTACGCCAAGCTGCAGACGGCCGGACAGGGAAGCTACCAGCTCTTCGGCAACCCCAACCTGAGTCCCACCACCACCGTGGCCTACGAGCTGGGACTCAAGCACAAGTTCAACTCCAACAGCGTGCTGCAGCTGACGGCTTTCTACAAGGACATGTTCAATTACGTGACGGCCTTCAACGTCAACAGCAAGCACCCGCGCTACGGCAACATCAGCTACACCCAGTACTGGAACATCGACTACGCCCGCAGCCGCGGCCTGGAGCTTTCCTGGCGCCATCGCTTCGAGCGCTGGTGGAGTTTCAACTGGAACCTGTCCTATAGCGTGCTCACTGGCAAGAGCAGCTCCCCCGCCGAGAACCTGCTCAACGAGGTACGGGTGGGCAGCCGCGACGAGGATCTGAGCGAGAGCTTCCTGCGCTGGGACAAGCCCCTGCAGACCAGCTTCGACCTGGGCTACCATGTCGCCCGGGGCAAGGCGCCCTCCATCGGCTCCTGGCGACTGCCCGACCGCTGGGGCGCCAACCTGCGCCTGGAGCTGGAGAGCGGCCAGCGCTACACGCCGCAGTACATTGACATGGGCGACCCCGCCAACCCCGACGACGACGAGCCGCGGGACCGGGAGTCCAAGCCCTATACCCACATGACGCCCATGCAGCACACGGTGGACTTCAAGGGCTGGAAGGACTGGCGGGCCGGCGCCCTGGACCTGCGCTTCTTCTGCGAGGTGGAGAACATCTTCAACGTGAAGAGCGCCGCCTCCTCGGGATGGATCAACCCCCTGACGGGCGAGGTGTGGGAGGAGGGCGATCCCTTCATCGCCAACCGCCGCGTCTACTACGAGTGGTCCAGCGAGCTGAGCCGCGACCGTGTGCGGCCGCCGGGCACGCCGGCCCGCTTCAAGGAGCCGCGCCAGGTGATGTTCGGCGTGGCGGTGCAGTTCTGA
- a CDS encoding PorV/PorQ family protein, translating into MIPRDTVRLVLGLLLLLAAQPAARGQQLIHNFGEERAATTVLGFLKIGVGARAEGMGQAFAGVADDATALYWNPAGLSHLKGNQVAVNHLRWPADITYTWLGYSREMSPILHLGLAYGQLGTDEMAVTTEQHPDGDGRTFSFTDQFLQVTGALQLTNQFSCGLTARYVREDIAEVTMDGLLLDLGTFYRTGWRDLSVAVALVNFGGQFQPEGGWTTADGSRRSSWEDFSAPTVFRLGSSLHVWDDVDHKVLAAAQINHPVDNLESYALGLEYGWRQAAFLRGGWRFNGGEEKWTLGAGLSFERWGLGVRMDISYSDFGLLDHSRRLSSQFNW; encoded by the coding sequence ATGATTCCTCGCGACACAGTGCGGCTGGTCCTGGGGCTGCTTCTGTTGCTGGCGGCACAGCCCGCCGCCCGGGGCCAGCAGTTGATCCACAACTTCGGCGAGGAGCGGGCCGCCACCACCGTGCTGGGCTTTCTCAAGATCGGCGTGGGCGCACGCGCCGAAGGGATGGGCCAGGCCTTCGCCGGCGTGGCCGACGACGCCACCGCCCTCTACTGGAATCCGGCCGGGCTCAGCCACCTGAAGGGCAACCAGGTGGCCGTCAACCATCTGCGCTGGCCGGCCGACATCACCTACACCTGGCTGGGCTACTCGCGGGAGATGAGCCCCATCCTCCACCTGGGCCTCGCCTACGGCCAGCTGGGCACGGACGAGATGGCCGTCACCACGGAGCAGCACCCCGACGGGGACGGCCGCACCTTCAGCTTCACCGACCAGTTCCTCCAGGTGACGGGCGCCCTCCAGCTGACCAACCAGTTCTCCTGCGGCCTGACGGCCCGCTACGTGCGGGAGGACATCGCCGAGGTGACGATGGACGGCCTCCTGCTGGACCTGGGCACCTTCTACCGGACCGGCTGGCGCGACCTGTCCGTGGCCGTGGCCCTGGTCAACTTCGGCGGGCAGTTCCAGCCGGAGGGCGGCTGGACCACGGCGGACGGCTCCCGGCGCAGCTCCTGGGAGGATTTCTCGGCGCCCACCGTCTTCCGCCTGGGCAGCTCCCTGCACGTCTGGGACGATGTGGACCACAAGGTGCTGGCCGCGGCCCAGATCAACCATCCCGTCGACAACCTGGAGAGCTATGCCCTGGGCCTGGAGTACGGCTGGCGGCAGGCGGCCTTCCTGCGTGGCGGATGGCGCTTCAACGGCGGCGAGGAGAAGTGGACCCTGGGCGCCGGCCTCTCCTTCGAACGCTGGGGCCTGGGCGTGCGCATGGATATCAGTTACAGCGACTTCGGCCTGCTGGACCACAGCCGCCGCCTTTCCAGCCAGTTCAATTGGTGA
- the dctP gene encoding TRAP transporter substrate-binding protein DctP — translation MPRRLALTVLLLLLVLGTTARAETVIKFATVAPRNSTWMTIMEQLDAEVQQATGGAVKFKFYPGGVQGDEKDVIRKMRIGQLHGGGFTGVGMGLIQPNARLLDLPYLFRSAAEVDTVLEGLFPTFATLFEEKDFILLGWAEVGFVHFFTRDPVRSLADLGRQKLWIWEGDPLAGAYFSELGLKPIPLALPDVLTSFQTGLINGAYASPYGASVLQWQSRVKYVSDPPMACAAGAVLVSRRIWEEIPAAHQATVKEIARRRLRQLTAASRHDNQAALEAFLKAGIQRVTPVSEAEARGFETIGIRVQDKLAGSLYDAALLERARVLIRARRAQP, via the coding sequence ATGCCGCGACGCCTTGCCTTGACCGTCTTGCTGCTGCTCCTGGTCTTGGGGACGACCGCCCGGGCCGAGACCGTCATCAAGTTCGCCACCGTGGCGCCGCGCAACTCCACCTGGATGACCATCATGGAGCAACTGGACGCCGAGGTCCAACAGGCGACGGGCGGGGCCGTCAAGTTCAAGTTCTATCCGGGCGGGGTACAGGGCGACGAGAAGGACGTCATCCGCAAGATGCGGATCGGACAGCTCCATGGCGGCGGCTTCACGGGCGTCGGGATGGGTCTCATCCAGCCCAACGCGCGCCTGCTGGACCTCCCCTACCTCTTCCGCTCGGCGGCGGAGGTGGACACCGTGCTGGAAGGCCTCTTTCCCACCTTCGCCACCCTCTTTGAGGAAAAGGACTTCATCCTGCTGGGCTGGGCCGAGGTGGGTTTCGTCCACTTCTTCACCCGCGATCCGGTGCGCAGCCTGGCCGACCTTGGGCGGCAGAAGCTGTGGATCTGGGAGGGCGACCCCCTGGCCGGGGCCTACTTCAGCGAGCTGGGCCTGAAGCCCATCCCCCTCGCCCTGCCCGATGTGTTGACCAGCTTCCAGACCGGCCTCATCAATGGCGCCTACGCCTCCCCCTACGGCGCCAGCGTGCTGCAATGGCAATCGCGCGTCAAGTACGTGAGCGATCCGCCCATGGCCTGCGCCGCGGGCGCCGTGCTGGTCAGCCGCCGGATCTGGGAAGAGATCCCCGCCGCCCATCAGGCCACGGTGAAGGAGATCGCCCGCCGGCGCCTGCGCCAGCTGACCGCGGCCAGCCGCCACGACAACCAGGCCGCCCTCGAGGCCTTCCTCAAGGCGGGCATCCAGCGCGTCACCCCCGTCAGCGAGGCGGAAGCGCGCGGCTTCGAGACG
- a CDS encoding TRAP transporter TatT component family protein: protein MTNPGRAAWSLTLVSLLLFNLAGCSVRRMAVRGITPTLDHFVAALFAEPDLRLARSAFETDLHLIAGLRRTHDQARLQELQAMALTGYGLVYWEGVDDLRAGAFYLRARDLGRELLGRDPFAGDEEAFQAWLRSCRAADLPALFWTAFPYGAWMNLNLGSQEALFHLPRVEAMIQRCLELEEGYFFGAGHLFLGALACTRPRFVGGDPDAGRARFQTAARLGGADFLLPLLFEARHYCPAALDEERFEEILLVLDEDPARYLDHPQALLNSWCLEQLEFLAARRGELF, encoded by the coding sequence ATGACGAATCCGGGACGCGCCGCATGGAGCCTCACGCTGGTGTCGCTGCTCCTCTTCAACCTGGCCGGCTGCTCGGTGAGACGGATGGCGGTCAGGGGGATCACCCCCACGCTCGACCATTTTGTGGCGGCCCTCTTCGCCGAGCCGGACCTGCGCCTGGCCCGCAGCGCCTTCGAGACGGACCTGCACCTCATTGCGGGCCTGCGCCGCACCCATGACCAGGCGCGGCTGCAGGAACTTCAGGCGATGGCTCTCACCGGCTATGGGCTTGTCTATTGGGAAGGCGTGGACGATCTGCGGGCCGGCGCCTTCTATCTGCGGGCGCGGGACCTGGGCCGCGAGCTGCTGGGGCGGGATCCCTTCGCCGGGGATGAGGAGGCCTTCCAGGCCTGGTTGAGGAGCTGCCGCGCCGCCGACCTGCCTGCCCTCTTCTGGACCGCATTCCCTTATGGCGCTTGGATGAACCTCAACCTGGGCTCCCAGGAGGCCCTTTTCCACCTGCCACGCGTCGAGGCCATGATCCAGCGCTGCCTGGAACTGGAGGAGGGCTACTTCTTCGGCGCCGGCCACCTCTTCCTGGGCGCCCTGGCCTGCACGCGGCCCCGCTTCGTGGGCGGCGACCCCGACGCGGGACGGGCGCGCTTCCAGACGGCGGCCCGGCTGGGCGGAGCGGATTTCCTGCTGCCCCTCCTCTTCGAGGCCCGCCACTACTGTCCTGCCGCCCTGGACGAGGAGCGCTTCGAAGAGATCCTCCTGGTACTGGACGAGGACCCCGCGCGCTATCTGGACCACCCCCAGGCCCTGCTCAACTCCTGGTGCCTGGAGCAGCTTGAGTTTCTGGCTGCGCGGAGGGGCGAGCTGTTCTGA